From the Candidatus Atribacteria bacterium genome, one window contains:
- a CDS encoding elongation factor Tu, translating to MAKEKFVRTKPHINVGTIGHVDHGKTTLTSAIT from the coding sequence ATGGCAAAAGAAAAATTTGTTAGAACTAAACCCCATATTAATGTGGGTACTATCGGTCATGTTGACCATGGTAAAACCACCTTGACCTCGGCTATCAC